In the genome of Candidatus Eisenbacteria bacterium, the window TCGCCGAAATGGTCAAGCTGCTCGAGAACACGTTCCGAAGCGTCAACATCGGGCTCGTGAACGAACTGGCCCTGATGTGCGCGCGCATGAAGATCGACGTGTGGGAGGTCATCGAGGCGGCCGGCACCAAGCCGTTCGGTTTCATGCCCTTCTACCCCGGTCCGGGACTCGGCGGCCACTGCATTCCGATCGATCCGTTCTACCTATCGTGGAAGGCGCGTGCATCGGGCTTCGAGGCGCGGTTCATCGAACTGGCCGGTCACGTGAACGCGCACATGCCCGAGCACGTCGTGGACCTGGTCGCGCACAGCCTCAACCAGCACGGCCTCGCCGTGCGAGGCTCGCGCGTGCTGGTGCTGGGCGTCGCCTACAAGGCGGGCATCGACGATACGCGTGAGAGTCCGTCCCACGACATCATGGAGACGCTGCGACTGCGCGGTGCGCGTATCGAGTACAGCGATCCGCACGTCCCGACCTTCGAGTTCGCGGGACGCACGCTGCGCAGCGTCGCCCTGACGCCGAAGCGCCTGGGGCAGTACGACTGCATCGTGGTGGCGACCGCGCATCGCGAGTTCCCCTACGCGTCGATCCTGCGCCACGCGAAGGGCCTGGTCGACACGCGCAACGCATTCAAGGGCAAGCGCTCGCCGAAGATCGTGCGGCTGTAGCGCCGACGGGTTCCGTGTCGCGCATGCGCCCGACCGCGAGCTCGGCGGGACGTGCCGACGCCATCGCGACCCACGCACAGCCCAGCGTCAGGAACCCGAGGAACGGCAATGCCTGAGGTTGCCCGTTCACCGAGCACCACGCCAGCACCGCCGCGAAGTAGAGCGCCAGCAGGGCTTCGCCGGAACCACCGCGTGGATCGCCGTCTCCGCGAACGCGCGGCGAGCCGAGATCGCCCTGCTTGGGCGTGCGCACGAACGTCCCGACCTTCCCACCGCTACCCGCGACGACGGCGACGGCATTGTTGAGTGCGATCCCGGCGCCGAGCAGCAGCGCGCAGCCGACTTCGCGAGCGACTTCAATACTGCTTCGACCCGACCCGCGCTGACCGCGCGCCAGGAACCACGCGACCGGTACGGTGCCGAACGCCAGCACGCCGAGCTGCAGAGCCCACACCAGCGACTGCGGAATCGTGCTGCGGCCCAGCAGCAGCGGAAGCAGCAGGACTCCGATGCTCAGAAGCAACGGGTAGGCGACGTTCGAGGTGAGGTGGAAGAAGGCCTCCAGCTTGACCGCCAACGGCAGCTTCGCTCGCAGCACGGCCGGCAGCACGAGACGCGCGGTCTGGATGCCGCCGCGCGTCCAGCGGCGTTGCTGGGACTTGAATGCCTGCATGTCGGCCGGTAACTCGGCCGGCACGACCACGTCGCTTGCGAACACGAACCGCCAGCCGCGCAGCTGCGCACGGTAGCTGAGGTCCAGATCCTCGGTGAGCGTCGCGTGGGACCAGCCGCCCGAGTCCTCGATGCACCGGCGGCGCCACACTCCGCCGGTGCCGTTGAAATTGAAGAACAGTCCGCGACCCATCCGCGCGGTGTGTTCGATCCGAAAATGCGCGTCCAGCATCACCGCCTGCGCGATGGTCAGCGCGTTCTCGTCGCGGTTGAGGTGTCCCCAGCGCGCCTGAACCATGCCGACCCGCGGGTCGCGAAGGTGCGGCACCATGCGGCGCAGGAATTCGGGCGGCGGAACGAAGTCCGCATCGAAGATCGCCACCAGTTCGCCGCGCGCGACCGACAGGCCCTGAGCGAGCGCTCCCGCCTTGAATCCCGCACGCGTCGCACGTCGCAGGTGCTCGATCGAAACTCCCGAGGCGCGAATCTCGGCGATCGCGGCCGCTGCGAGGCTGACGGTCGCGTCATCAGAATCGTCGAGTACCTGGATCTCGAAGCGGTCGCGCGGATAGTCGGTTCGGGCCGCGGCCTCGAGCAGCCGACGAATCACACGCGGTTCGTTGTAGACCGGGAACTGAAGGGTGACGAACGGCCACTCCGATTCGGGGAGTTCGAGCGTCGAGGTGCCGGGCCAGGTGCCCATGGCACCACCCGACGGACCGTTCGAGCGCCCCCGCTCGCGAAAGCTCAACAGCGCGTAGCGGTGCGACGAGTAGAGCGCGAGGCCGAGCTGGCACAGGCCATACGCGAGCAGCGCGGCGCTCTCGAAGAGCGGCCGCGCTGCGCCGAGCCACGCCGTCGGATCGAGCGGGAGATGGGCTGACACGCGTAAAGCTCCGGGTGGCCCCTACTTCACGACTTCGAAGTCCGCATCGACCGCGCCGTCGCCGCGTTCCTTCTTGCCCGGGTCGGGCGGCGCATCGGGACCCGCAGCGCTAGCTCCGGCCCCGCCGGCTCCCGGCGGAGTTCCCGCGGCCTGTGCCGCCTGATAGAGCGCGGCGGTCGCCTGATGCCATGACTTTTCGAGCGTCTCAGTCGCGGTGCCGATCCGCGCGCTGTCCTCGCCCTTCAGAGCGTCGCGCAACTGGCTCAGCTCGGAGTCGATCGTCGACTTGAGCGTGGCCTCGAGCTTGTCGCCATTCTCCTTGAGCTGCTTCTCGACTTCGTAGGCCAGATGGTCGCCGCGATTTCGCACCTCGGCCTCTTCCTTACGCTTCTTGTCCTCGTTCGCGTGCGACTCGGCGTCGCGCACCATGCCCTGGATTTCGCTCTCCGACAGCCCGCTCTTCGACTCGATCCGAATGCTCTGTTCCTTGCCGGTCGCGCGGTCCTTGGCCGAAACGTGCAGGATGCTGTTCGCGTCGATGTCGAACGTGACCTCGATCTGCGGAATGCCGCGCGGCGCCGAGGGAATTCCGTCGAGATGGAAGCGTCCGATCGTCTTGTTGCCCGAAGCGATCGGTCGCTCGCCCTGCAGCACGTGGACCTCGACCGACGGTTGACTGTCGGACGCGGTCGAGAACACTTCGCTCTTCTTGGTCGGGATCGTGGTGTTGCGCGGGATGAGCGGCGTCATGACGCCGCCGAGCGTTTCGATGCCGAGCGACAGCGGCGTGACGTCGAGCAGCACCACGTCGCGCACGTCGCCCGCCAGCACCGCGCCCTGAATCGCGGCGCCGATGGCCACGACTTCGTCCGGGTTCACGCCCTTGTGCGGCTCCTTGCCGAAGATCTGCTTGACCAGTTCCTGCACCTTTGGCATGCGCGTCGAGCCGCCGACCAGCACCACTTCGTCGATCTGCTCCGCGCTGAGTCCGGCGTCCTTGAGCGCCTGCACGACCGGGCCGCGACAGCGTTCGACCAGTTCCTCGGTCAGCTGCTCGAGCTTCGCGCGGCTGAGCTGCAGCGCCAGATGCTTGGGACCGTTCTGGTCCGCGGTGATGAACGGCAGGTTCACCTCGGTCGTGAGCGTGCCCGACAGCTCGCACTTCGCCTTCTCGGCCGCTTCCTTGAGCCGCTGCAGCGCCATCGCATCCTTACGCAGGTCGATGCCTTCCTGCTTCTTGAACTCCTCGGCGAGCCAGTCGATCACTCGCTGGTCGAAGTCGTCGCCACCCAGATGGGTGTCGCCGTTGGTCGAGCGCACTTCGAACACGCCGTCGCCGATCTCGAGGATCGAGATGTCGAAGGTGCCGCCCCCGAGGTCGAACACCGCGATCTTCTCGTCCTTCTTCTTGTCGAGCCCGTACGCCAGCGCCGCCGCAGTCGGCTCGTTGATGATGCGCTTGACGTCGAGACCCGCGATGCGCCCGGCATCCTTGGTCGCCTGGCGCTGGCTGTCGTTGAAGTACGCGGGCACGGTCACGACCGCTTCGGTGACCTTCTCGCCGAGATACTCCTCGGCGGTCTGCCGCATCTTCTGCAGCACCATCGCCGAGATCTCAGGCGGCGAGTACACCTTGTCGCCCACACGCACCATGGCGGCCCCGTCGGGGCCCTTCTCGATCTGGTAGGGCACCAGCTGAATCTCGCTCGACACCTCGTCGGCGCGGCGACCCATGAAGCGCTTGATCGAGTAGACCGTCTGCTTGGGATTCGTCACCGCCTGGCGACGCGCGATCTGTCCCACCAACCGCTCGCCGGTCTTTGAGAACCCGACGACGGAAGGCGTGGTTCGAAAGCCCTCGGCGTTCGGGATGACCTTGGGCTCCCCGCCCTCCAGAATCGCGACGCACGAATTCGTGGTGCCAAGATCGATGCCGATCACCTTGCCCATAATGGAGTCGCCTTCCCTTTTCGATGGCGCGCGGGCGCCGGGCCGGTGGGTCCGGGCCCGACGCCGCTCGCGAGATTCATGAGCGCGCGCGGCTCGGCCGCGCGCGATGCTTAGCCCGCCTGGACCTCGATCTCGCGCGCCCGCGCCTGCTCGGCCTTCGGGACGCGAATCTCGAGCACTCCGTGACGGGTGCTGGCGGTGACTCGATCGGACTGCACCGGCTTCGGCAGCCGGAATGCGCGCTCGAATGCGCCGTGGACCCGCTCGTCGTGATGCCAGGACCCTTCTTTCACTTCGCGCTGGCTCTTGCGCTCCCCGCGCAGCGTCAGCAGATCACCGACCAGGCCGACCTTCACGTCCTTCTCGGTGAGGCCCGGCAGGTCGGCGTGAATCACGTAGGCGTCCGGCGTCTCTTCGATGTCGACCGCCGGGTGGAACACGGCCGCGGTGTCGGCGGCGAAGCGGGACGGCTCGAACAGGCGATCGAACAGCCGCTCCACACCGTCATGCGCGAGCGACGGGGCGTGCGAAACGGCGAGCGAAGGACGATGCCAGCGAATCAGCGTCATGGTCGTTCTCCTCGTTGGGATGAATGCACTTCGAACACGTGGCTCGATCGAGTTCCGACCTCGTCGAGTTCGCATGCTCCCAACGCAGTCCTCGTGCCAGCGCGCCCGGTACGCGCATCCCGTTGCGCCATCGCACCGTGCGGGCTCCGCACGAGATGCACGCGCGGTGTTTCGATTCGCTTCGGCGTTTCGATCCGGGACGCGGACGTTCCGCCCTGGAACGGATTCGCGAGACGTGATCGAACCGCGCCACCGCGTCCCCTG includes:
- a CDS encoding Hsp20/alpha crystallin family protein, coding for MTLIRWHRPSLAVSHAPSLAHDGVERLFDRLFEPSRFAADTAAVFHPAVDIEETPDAYVIHADLPGLTEKDVKVGLVGDLLTLRGERKSQREVKEGSWHHDERVHGAFERAFRLPKPVQSDRVTASTRHGVLEIRVPKAEQARAREIEVQAG
- the dnaK gene encoding molecular chaperone DnaK; translation: MGKVIGIDLGTTNSCVAILEGGEPKVIPNAEGFRTTPSVVGFSKTGERLVGQIARRQAVTNPKQTVYSIKRFMGRRADEVSSEIQLVPYQIEKGPDGAAMVRVGDKVYSPPEISAMVLQKMRQTAEEYLGEKVTEAVVTVPAYFNDSQRQATKDAGRIAGLDVKRIINEPTAAALAYGLDKKKDEKIAVFDLGGGTFDISILEIGDGVFEVRSTNGDTHLGGDDFDQRVIDWLAEEFKKQEGIDLRKDAMALQRLKEAAEKAKCELSGTLTTEVNLPFITADQNGPKHLALQLSRAKLEQLTEELVERCRGPVVQALKDAGLSAEQIDEVVLVGGSTRMPKVQELVKQIFGKEPHKGVNPDEVVAIGAAIQGAVLAGDVRDVVLLDVTPLSLGIETLGGVMTPLIPRNTTIPTKKSEVFSTASDSQPSVEVHVLQGERPIASGNKTIGRFHLDGIPSAPRGIPQIEVTFDIDANSILHVSAKDRATGKEQSIRIESKSGLSESEIQGMVRDAESHANEDKKRKEEAEVRNRGDHLAYEVEKQLKENGDKLEATLKSTIDSELSQLRDALKGEDSARIGTATETLEKSWHQATAALYQAAQAAGTPPGAGGAGASAAGPDAPPDPGKKERGDGAVDADFEVVK
- a CDS encoding glycosyltransferase — translated: MSAHLPLDPTAWLGAARPLFESAALLAYGLCQLGLALYSSHRYALLSFRERGRSNGPSGGAMGTWPGTSTLELPESEWPFVTLQFPVYNEPRVIRRLLEAAARTDYPRDRFEIQVLDDSDDATVSLAAAAIAEIRASGVSIEHLRRATRAGFKAGALAQGLSVARGELVAIFDADFVPPPEFLRRMVPHLRDPRVGMVQARWGHLNRDENALTIAQAVMLDAHFRIEHTARMGRGLFFNFNGTGGVWRRRCIEDSGGWSHATLTEDLDLSYRAQLRGWRFVFASDVVVPAELPADMQAFKSQQRRWTRGGIQTARLVLPAVLRAKLPLAVKLEAFFHLTSNVAYPLLLSIGVLLLPLLLGRSTIPQSLVWALQLGVLAFGTVPVAWFLARGQRGSGRSSIEVAREVGCALLLGAGIALNNAVAVVAGSGGKVGTFVRTPKQGDLGSPRVRGDGDPRGGSGEALLALYFAAVLAWCSVNGQPQALPFLGFLTLGCAWVAMASARPAELAVGRMRDTEPVGATAARSSASACP